A section of the Gasterosteus aculeatus chromosome 10, fGasAcu3.hap1.1, whole genome shotgun sequence genome encodes:
- the znf706 gene encoding zinc finger protein 706 → MARGHQKLQSQQKNAKKQAEMKKAKGHDQKTAAKAALVFTCAVCRSQMPDPKTFKQHFESKHPKSPMPPELEGVEA, encoded by the exons ATGGCTCGCGGGCATCAAAAGCTTCAGTCTCAGCAGAAAAATGCCAAGAAACAGGCGGAGATGAAAAAGGCCAAGGGTCACGATCAAAAGACGGCAGCCAAGGCAGCGCTAGTGTTCACCTGCGCTGTGTGCAGG TCCCAGATGCCCGACCCCAAAACCTTCAAGCAACACTTCGAGAGCAAGCACCCGAAATCCCCTATGCCCCCCGAGTTAGAGGGAGTGGAGGCATAA